One Novipirellula galeiformis genomic window, CCGGAATCTTGATACACCGTTGGTGTCAGATCGCACCACGGCGTGACATCGCCTGATTGAAGCAATTCAGCTGCGGGCGGCGCGAGGGCTTGACGAATTCCGTCGCGGCCGATTGCATAGTGAGCGTACCACGGGGCACGATAGTGGTCGGCGAACAAGTGCATGTAGATCGGACGATCATAGCCTTCGCCAATCGTCACTCGCATCCGCGTTTGCGGACCGTAAGGAAGGTGATCGGGAACCAGTTCGTGATCGGTTGTCAATAACATGCAATCGACATGGCGAACGTAACCCGACGCGTTTTTTTGCTCGTGCTTCGATAACGTCAGCGTGACGTCGCCCGCGCTCAGATCCACGTCAAAGGATTGCCACGTGTATTCCCAACTGGCTAAGTCGGGAACCGCGTGTTGGTCAAACGTCTTTGACGCGACGCGATTATCGTTCACCACAACACCGACTTCGAACGGTCCTCGCCATGCCGCGACGTGAAGGTAACGCACCCAAATGCGATAACGGCCCGCCTCGCCCAATTGCACTGTCTTCGTTGCGACCGCGTCTCCGGGGCCGGTCGCACCCCAGAGCGTACGGGTGCGTGAGGCTCGGCGTGTTTGACTATTCTCTGTGGCGACCCAACCGTCGGACGACGTTTGCATCGTTTCCGCTTCGATGAAGACCGTTTCCGCATTCGCCCTGTGGGCCAAAAACGTAACGAACACAAGACAAAGTATCTGTAGACCTGTCGGACGACTTTTCATGGTTTGCTCCACGCCACACCTAGGGCTGTGGTGCCCGTTCATGGCGATCGTTGGGGGCGAGGGAGACCTGTGGGGGCCAAGCGAGATTGGGGACGTGATTGCATCGATGGCAATCGAATCCCTGCGAGAGGATGACCATTGCCATGATCGGAATCGGTCGGGTTTACTTTACCTCTCCTGAGGGAGATTGCAGGTAGGCGATTAAATCCCGTCGTTGTTCCGCGGTCAAGTGTTCCAGCATCCCTTCAGGCATCATCGAAAGACTCGAACGTTTCCGCACTTCGATGCTGTCTAGCGGGACGACGATTTCTTCGGTTGCGGTCCGTAACGTGAGTTGCAGCGGATTTTCATTCTCGACCACTCCCTGCAAAATGCGGCCGTCATCAAGCAACAGTACGACGACGCGATAGTTCACAGGAACGATCGCACTGGGATCGAGAATGTTGTCTAACAAATAGTCGAGGTTCGCTCGTTGGGATCCGGTCAATTCCGGTGCCAGCTCACCCCCTTCGTCAAAAAGTTTGTGGCACGATGCGCATGTTTGCGTGTATACCTTTTTGCCCTCCGCCAGATTGGCCGCCGCCAATGCTGCGGGGGTAAATTCGGCTCGATACTTTTCAATCAGCTCGCGTTTGGTCTCCGAAACGGGGCGCACCTCACCCCACACCTCAACTAACCGGCGTGACAGGCTTTCGTCGTTGATCGCTTGTAATTGACGAACGATCAAAGCGGAAACGTCGCCTCGAGGAATGCGGCCCTTGTCAATCGCGTCCAATAGCGGATAGGCGTATTCCGGTCGCGTCGTCAGACTCTGGATGATCTCTTGACGCTGTGCCGGCGTGACGTCGGCATACCGGGCGAGCAATAGCTCCGGGACCTCCTTGCCACCAACGGACACCAAACCACGAATCGCTGCTGTGCGCAACTCCTTGTCATCCAACAGTTTACGCAGCGTTGGCCCCATTCGATCGGCCTTCCGCGTTAACAGGATCTCGAGTGCGACTAACCGTTGCTGGGGATCCTCCGTTGGGTCGTTTGCCAGCTCGCGGAAGCCTTCGATTACGTTGAGGTCACCAAAGAGGGTGCCTAGCAATTTTGCGGCATGTTGAACCTCGGCGTCGGGATGCGTTTGCAACCGCGCGTAGGTCTCGGGCCAAGCCTCGGGCATGGAGAGCTTTTCCACGCCTGCGTAGGCTTCGAGTGTGCCTCGTAGTGTATCCGCCTGCCAAGCGGAGTCCTCCGCAGTCCGCCACTGTTTTGCCAAGCGGTCGAAACCGCCCTCGAGCGTCATCATTCGCCGAGCGATATGGGTGCGGACCAACGGCATGGTGATTTGTGGCATCCACTGCAGTACCAGCTCGGGATGCGAAGCCACGACCGGTTCGACGGCGTACCAATTAAGCGTTTGCAGCGTGGTGTCGTTGGCGTCATCGCGGTTGGAGATCAGTTGTAATAGTATCTCACGAACTTCATCCAAATAACCGAGTCGAATTCGCTGTTGGCAAGTTGAAGCGAGTGAGCGCCGGATCAGCGGCGTGGAATCGACAAGTTGAACTGCGATTTGATCGCGTAGTTGCGACGACCACGCGTCGGGTTCGTCCGCAGCCAGCTGTATCATCCAGAAGCGAACCCACTCCGACGCAGTGTCTTGAACGATTCCGGCGCGGCCAATCGCGTCCATTCCGCCGACAGCATACAGCGCCCACAATTGTCGGACCGCTTCCCGGTCGTCCTTGGGGTGCATTTGGATCAGCAAATCGGCAATGCTCCGCGCCACCTTCGGATCAACCGAACGTTCTTGTAATAAACGCCGCGATTGACGGACATTCCACTCATTACGATCAAATTGCATGGCAACCAGATCTTCGTGGGACGCCTTCGCAAGGTTACTTGGTGCACGCTTCGCCTCGCCATAAGTCACTCGATAGATACGTCCATTGGACTTATCCGCGACTTCGTAATTGTGACACTCGCCGGTATCAGTCCAATCCGTAATATAGAGCCCACCGTCGGGGCCGCACTTGACGGAGATGCCGCGAAACCATGGGTCGTTGGCGAGCAGGAAGTCTCGCGCGTGATGTGCCACGTAGCTGGGGCCTTCACGGTCCAATGTGTCTCGATTCAAACGGCTACCGTGGATGTTGCACATGAAGACGTTGTTACGGTATTCCGCTGGGAAATTGTCGCCCAGATAGATCGCACAACCTGAGTGTGCATGGCCTCCGCCCGGATCGTCGTGAGCGTCACCCGAGCGTGATTCGGTCCAGTGTCCTCCGCCCCAATGAATGTGGTCGGCACAACTCGGCAACAACGTGTAGGCGTATGGATTCACATCCTGGCCAAACATCCGATCGTAGTGGGCGCCAGGCACCACATGGAAAAGGTGTTTGATCACGCAATTCGTGATAAACGCTTGTCCGTACTCGTCAAAATCGAGTCCCCAAGGATTGGTCGTACCACTCGCCATCACCGCGAAGGTTTTGCGAGTGGGATGGTATCGCCATACGCCGCAATTCATCAACGTGCGTTGATCGTCCGGCGTTCCCGGGGCACCGATCTTTGAATTTGAGAGGATGCCGTTGCAACCGTAGAGCCATCCATCAGGCCCCCAGATTAAACTGTTGAATACGTTATGTCGCGCTGTGAGATCCCAACCATCGAGTAACACCTCGGCGGGCCCATCGGGACGATCGTCGCCATCACGGTCGGGTACAAAAATTAGATTCGGGGTAGCGGTTAACCAGACACCGCCAAAGCCAAGCTCGATTCCAGTCAGGTTCACTCCATTTTCGAGAAACACCGTCCGTTTGTCGTGTTTGCCATCGCCATCGGTGTCTTCGTAAATCGCAACACGGTCGGCTCCAGTGCCATCAGATGTCCATCCCGGATAGGACAAACACTCGACGACCCACATTCGCCCGCGGGTGTCAAAGGTCATGGCAATCGGTTGCACCACATCGGGTTCACCGGCAAATAATGAGACTTCGAAGCCAGCCGGAAGCGTCATCTGCTGGGCTGCCAACGGAGCCGGAACCGGCGCGGAGACAGGCTCACTCGCCAACGCAATTCCGGTACATAACGTGAGCGCTATACTCAATAGCTTTGTGATCGCACGACACCGTTTCATTCTTTCGCTCACATTTCGTAGACATTTGCCCGCTCAATTTCCAAGGCGATAGTGTAACCCACTTGCCAGCCCTCGGAGCGACTATCGCCGACAAAATGTTTTCGCTTCACGATCATCACGCACGAGTTATCTCTTTTCCTGGGTGGTGACTGCTCTTGGCTTGCGAATGAGCCTCGAAAGCGTTGTCTGGGAGGCCGGTTGGAAAATCCGAGCGTCTTTACGCTCAGGTTGATTCGACAGACCCCCCGGCGTTGTTCCGCTTGCTACAATGGCCGTTACTTGAACACGTTTTTCTCGATCGAGTGGAGCCATTGTGACGCAGAATCAAGAACGCAATCCCAAGCGGGGCAGGCTTTGTTTGCTACGGTCGTGGCGCATTGCCGCAATCACGTTTCTGATCGTGGTCTGCGTTGGTGGGGCTAACGCGCAAGCGGAACCCGAGGGCACGAGGTTGCGGGTGCTGTGCTACAACATCCACTATGGGCAAGGAACCGATGGCAATTACGATGTGCCGCGACTCGCCCGCGTGATCGCTGCGGTGAAACCCGATCTCGTTGCGTTGCAGGAGATCGATGTTGGTGTCAGGCGATCGGGGCGCGTTCACCAAGCTCGGCGGCTTGCCGAGCTGACCGGGATGGCGGTGCGATTCGGTCCGACTCAGCATTACGAAGGCGGGTTGTTCGGAAACGCCGTGTTGACCCGGTTGCCTATTCTCGATGTCGCGATTCATCCGCTGCCCTATACCGAGGCGACGGCGGAGCAAGTGACCTACCCGCGGGGCGCGATTGCGGTGACCGTTCGTGCGCCGGACAACCAACCCCTGCGATTCGTCAGCACTCACTTTCAACACAATGTCGCCGAGGACCGGCTTGCCGAAGCGGCAGAGATCAACCGATTGTTCGCGAGCGACGATGCGATTCCAACGATTCTGGCGGGTGACATCAATGCCCCGCCTGACTCGCCGCCGGTGAATGAGTTGCTTCAGCATTGGACCAACGCGATCGACGACACCGCCTCACCTAGTGTTCCGGCGGGTAAACCGAACGCCCGGATCGATTACATCTTCTATCGACCAGCCTCTGCATTTGAACTGCTTAACACTCAAGTCATCGCGGAGCCGGTCGCGTCGGATCATCGCCCCGTCTTCGCGGAGTTCGAGATGCTTCGCAAATAGAATCCGCGTTTAACTTTGCTGCAATCACACTGATTTCTTGTTGGAGACTTCGATGAGCCAGAAGACGCATAACGCAAGACAACGTAATCAACAACGTAGTCGCCGCGCATTTCTGGTTGCTTCGGCCAGCGGATTTGCTGGACTTCAATTTGGAGTCCCACAACGGCTCGCCGCAGATGCCCCGGTCACCGCTCCCCAACTCAATGCAAACTCGCTCGCCACAGGTGGCAAAGCGAAATCAGTGATTCTATTCTTCCTTTGTGGGGGGGCGTCGCATGTCGATACATGGGACATGAAGCCCGACGCTCCGGCGGAGTATCGTGGTCCCTTTTCGCCGATCGCTACCTCCGCGCCGCAAATTCGTCTCTGCGAGCATTTGCCGATGCTATCCCGGCAAGCGCATCACTTGGCGGTGGTCAATTCGATCGGTGCATCGGTGAGTACCAACGATCATCATGCCGGTTATTATTACAATTTGACGGGGCATGAGCCCGATTCCACCTTCCTTTCGCTCGGCAATGATCGTCGTCCCTACGCCGATGATTGGCCCTATATCGGTTCAGTCGTTGGGGCGCGGCGGGATGGGAATTCGAGTCTGCCCAATTCGCTCACATTGCCTCATCAACCGAGTAAGGCACCGTACACCCGCCCCGGTCAATTTGCGGCTCGATTGGGAGTCGAATTTGATCCACTCTACGTTCATGCTTCGGTCGATGATCCGCTGAAGTTCCATGCCCCGTCGCTGGTGTTGTCCGGTGATGTCACTCCCGATCAATTGCGATCCCGCCAACAATTGCTCAAGACGCTCGACGTTGCCCGAGCCAACTTTGAAAATGTTCCCGCCGAAAGAACCTGGAAGCTGCATCAACAGCGAGCGCTCGATTTAATGCTCTCTTCTAACGCGACCAAGGTGTTTGATGTCGCTAGCGAAACCGACGCAACGCGTCAGCGGTATGGCGCCTCGGTGAATGCCGCCAGCCTGTTGATGGCTCGGCGATTGGTCGAGGCCGAAGTCCCATTTATCACGGTGTTTTGGAAAGAGAATGAAGCGATCAAGAAACAGTGTAAAAGCGCCGGCGGCTGGGATACACACGGCGATAACTTTAACTGCTTGAAAGATCACTTGTTGCCCGAGTTTGATCGAGCATTCTCTGCGTTGCTGGAAGACCTTGAGCAACGCAACCTGCTTGAGCAAACGTTGGTGTTAGTCACCAGCGAGATGGGACGCACCCCGAAGATTGGTGATCCCCGCTCCGGCGGAGTCGGCGGCGCAGGGCGTGACCATTGGACCCATTGCATGAGCGTGTTGATGGCCGGTGGCGGAATTCGAGGTGGCCAGACTTATGGCACCAGTGATCGTTTGGGCGAATATCCTGCCGAACGTCCGCTAACCCCCGCGGACATCGCCAAGACGGTCTACTTTGCCAGTGGTGTGGACGATCTACGCGCCGAGGATGGGCAAGGCCGCCCCTATAATTTGCTCGAAGAAGGAAACGCCCTGACCACCTTGTTTTAGAGACGGATAACAAGAGAGTGGATTGGAGACGGATTCATGGTCGCCCAAAGGCCGCCAGATTAGAAATGCGTGATCGACGAGCTTCCGGCCTACCGTGACAAGTCGCTGCAGAGCGACGGGGGGAATTCTGGGCTGCCGCGTTTTGCTTCTCAATAGATGGCGAGTTGCAATCGCTGGGGTACCCAGAACTCGCTGAGCGGGCAATGGAAATACAGCGAGCGTGCCACTTCAAAGACAACACATGTGGATCTCAGAGCCCGTGGCGTTGCGTTTTAGAGGAGGCGGAGGGGCTGTCTTAATTGCAAGGTTTTAGGCAATGAAACCAAGACTTAACGATCATCCTCTTGGACACTCAACCGGGCTTTTTCAAGCAGGCGACTAAGCTCGTTTAGCTCCGTTCGAGTGAGGTGTCCAATCAATTGGCTGTGAAGCTCCATCACGGGGCTATCCATTTGCTTTAGCAAATCCTTGGCCGTTGCGGTCAGCTCGATATAGACGACTCGACGGTCTTCGCTACTGCGCTCTCGCGCAACGAGTCCTTGTTTCTCGAGTCGGTCCAACAGGCCTGTCATCGCTGGGACAACCTGAATCATTCGGCCCGCAATCTCTTGGCAGGGCATCGGTTTGCCTTCGCCTCGCAGGATGCGTAAGACGTTGTATTGAGAAGGGGTGAGTTCAAATTGACGAAACAAGCGGCCGAACCGATTCATGAACCGGTCATTCGTGCGCAACAGATTCAAAATCGCCTCTTGTTCGCACGATTCGAATGGTTGCTTCATCTTCAGTTCGTTTCGAAGCCTGCTGCTGGGCATGGCGATTCTCCTTAATTCCATATACGTTACATGTGAACCAATGTTGTGTCAATCACAGCGATCTTGGCCTTTTGACTGGGTGCAGGAGAGGAGGAAGCGGCTGCACGGCGCTATCGCCGCGCCACCAGGCTGACGCCAAGGATCGCGACCGCCATGCCCGCGAAATGTTGCAACGAGGAAGGTTCGTCGAGCACCGCGATCGCTAACATCATCGTCAACACGGGCCCAATCGAGCCGATCACGGTCGTCCGTGTCGCTCCAATCCTGACGATCGCCTCGTTGATCATAAAACTGGGAACGACCGTGCATACGAATGCTAATATCGCACCGTAACCGTACACGATCGGTGGCAGTTTGGCGAAGTCACGGATGTTTTGCGTGGCGAGAAAATGAACACCAACAAAGAAGGTCGATCCAATCATGGCAAGACTGGTGAATTGGCGGCTGCCGATTCGCTGCATCGTGGGTTTGGCGAACAGAACGTACAGTGAATAGCTCAACGCCGAGCCAAACACCAGAATCACGCCGAGTCCGACATCGGTCCCTTGCGAAAACGTTCGCTCCTGACCGTACATTAGCCCCACTCCGGCATAGGAACTGAGGATCGCGATGAGGATTCGCCCGCTGAGCCGCTCCCCCAGAAACATCCACGCCAACACCGCGACCATCGCTGGGTAGGTGAAAAGTGTCAGCCGTTCAAGTTGAGCCGAGATGTAGGAAAGTCCCGAAAGATCAAGATAGGACGCCAAATAGTATCCCAGAAATCCAAGTGCGAACGACCGCGTGGCTAACGACTGGGACACCGGTTGGACGTCCTTCGATCTCTGTAAATACCACAGCACCAGCACATAGAACGGCAGCGCCAATAACATCCGCACGGTCAGTAGCAAGGTGGGAGTCGCCCCAGCGGCGAAGGCCAACTTGATAAAAATGGATTTGAGTGCAAACAGGAACGTGCCGACAATTGCCAACGTGATTCCTACCGTCGCGTCGCGGCGCGTATCGGCGGTAGAACGATGCTCGGCGGTTTGCTCGGTCAAGAAAGGGGCTCTGCGTTAAAGTACCCGAGACTGGGGATGCACGAGAAGCGACTCGTTGCGAAATCTGACACTTCAACGCAGGGGAGAGTTCGCGGGAACGATTCACATGGCGGCGCGTTTCACAACCGCGCCATCCTGGGAACCAACGGAGCGAGCCCTATTGCTTCAATAGGTGCCGATCTTGCTGTTCACGATAGCCTTTTAAGCGAATCGTACCATTGGGGGACAAACTCATCATCGAGTAACCGTTGTTTTCCATCGTGGCGCCTTCGACCATCGCGACCAAGGTGCAGTAGTGGATTCCGCCGATCTCGTTCAAGTCATTTCGATGGCTGTGACCTTGGAAGACCGCCAACACATTGCCAGCGGTCTCGAGCGTTTTGCGAACCGCAGCACTATTTTTGACGGCGTAATGATTGTCGAGGTCGAGTCGTTGGTGCGCGAAAACGATGACGTGTTTATTCGTCGCCTTGAGGTCGGCGGCAAGCCAGTCCAGTTCGGCAGCCGGGATGTTGGCATCGGTCCAGGTGAAGTTTTTGCGTTGATAGGGCTGGCCGTCACTGCGAAAGCAGGAGTCGAGCACGACGAAATGGTAATCGCCTTGGTCGAATGAATAGTACGATTTTGGCTGCCCCACGCTGCCGAGGAATTCGTCTTTCGTAAGCGTATCGACACAATGGTTACCGAGGACGTAGTGGCGCTGATCGCAAAGTTGAGAAAACTCTCGATTGATCGTGTTCAGATAACGACGTTCCGTTGCGACGGAATCGGCCGCGTCGATGAGGTCACCAAGTTCGACAATAAATGCGGGGTTGTCGCTCTCAAATTGCCGCCCCGCTTCCTCAAGTTTGCCAAGCGTTTTGCGGTAATGCCGACTGCCGCCGGGAGGCTTGTCGGCGTAATGCAAGTCGGTGACGAGACCGATGCGGAGCTCGTCGCCTGTT contains:
- a CDS encoding PVC-type heme-binding CxxCH protein; protein product: MKRCRAITKLLSIALTLCTGIALASEPVSAPVPAPLAAQQMTLPAGFEVSLFAGEPDVVQPIAMTFDTRGRMWVVECLSYPGWTSDGTGADRVAIYEDTDGDGKHDKRTVFLENGVNLTGIELGFGGVWLTATPNLIFVPDRDGDDRPDGPAEVLLDGWDLTARHNVFNSLIWGPDGWLYGCNGILSNSKIGAPGTPDDQRTLMNCGVWRYHPTRKTFAVMASGTTNPWGLDFDEYGQAFITNCVIKHLFHVVPGAHYDRMFGQDVNPYAYTLLPSCADHIHWGGGHWTESRSGDAHDDPGGGHAHSGCAIYLGDNFPAEYRNNVFMCNIHGSRLNRDTLDREGPSYVAHHARDFLLANDPWFRGISVKCGPDGGLYITDWTDTGECHNYEVADKSNGRIYRVTYGEAKRAPSNLAKASHEDLVAMQFDRNEWNVRQSRRLLQERSVDPKVARSIADLLIQMHPKDDREAVRQLWALYAVGGMDAIGRAGIVQDTASEWVRFWMIQLAADEPDAWSSQLRDQIAVQLVDSTPLIRRSLASTCQQRIRLGYLDEVREILLQLISNRDDANDTTLQTLNWYAVEPVVASHPELVLQWMPQITMPLVRTHIARRMMTLEGGFDRLAKQWRTAEDSAWQADTLRGTLEAYAGVEKLSMPEAWPETYARLQTHPDAEVQHAAKLLGTLFGDLNVIEGFRELANDPTEDPQQRLVALEILLTRKADRMGPTLRKLLDDKELRTAAIRGLVSVGGKEVPELLLARYADVTPAQRQEIIQSLTTRPEYAYPLLDAIDKGRIPRGDVSALIVRQLQAINDESLSRRLVEVWGEVRPVSETKRELIEKYRAEFTPAALAAANLAEGKKVYTQTCASCHKLFDEGGELAPELTGSQRANLDYLLDNILDPSAIVPVNYRVVVLLLDDGRILQGVVENENPLQLTLRTATEEIVVPLDSIEVRKRSSLSMMPEGMLEHLTAEQRRDLIAYLQSPSGEVK
- a CDS encoding endonuclease/exonuclease/phosphatase family protein, with translation MTQNQERNPKRGRLCLLRSWRIAAITFLIVVCVGGANAQAEPEGTRLRVLCYNIHYGQGTDGNYDVPRLARVIAAVKPDLVALQEIDVGVRRSGRVHQARRLAELTGMAVRFGPTQHYEGGLFGNAVLTRLPILDVAIHPLPYTEATAEQVTYPRGAIAVTVRAPDNQPLRFVSTHFQHNVAEDRLAEAAEINRLFASDDAIPTILAGDINAPPDSPPVNELLQHWTNAIDDTASPSVPAGKPNARIDYIFYRPASAFELLNTQVIAEPVASDHRPVFAEFEMLRK
- a CDS encoding DUF1501 domain-containing protein is translated as MSQKTHNARQRNQQRSRRAFLVASASGFAGLQFGVPQRLAADAPVTAPQLNANSLATGGKAKSVILFFLCGGASHVDTWDMKPDAPAEYRGPFSPIATSAPQIRLCEHLPMLSRQAHHLAVVNSIGASVSTNDHHAGYYYNLTGHEPDSTFLSLGNDRRPYADDWPYIGSVVGARRDGNSSLPNSLTLPHQPSKAPYTRPGQFAARLGVEFDPLYVHASVDDPLKFHAPSLVLSGDVTPDQLRSRQQLLKTLDVARANFENVPAERTWKLHQQRALDLMLSSNATKVFDVASETDATRQRYGASVNAASLLMARRLVEAEVPFITVFWKENEAIKKQCKSAGGWDTHGDNFNCLKDHLLPEFDRAFSALLEDLEQRNLLEQTLVLVTSEMGRTPKIGDPRSGGVGGAGRDHWTHCMSVLMAGGGIRGGQTYGTSDRLGEYPAERPLTPADIAKTVYFASGVDDLRAEDGQGRPYNLLEEGNALTTLF
- a CDS encoding MarR family winged helix-turn-helix transcriptional regulator — encoded protein: MKQPFESCEQEAILNLLRTNDRFMNRFGRLFRQFELTPSQYNVLRILRGEGKPMPCQEIAGRMIQVVPAMTGLLDRLEKQGLVARERSSEDRRVVYIELTATAKDLLKQMDSPVMELHSQLIGHLTRTELNELSRLLEKARLSVQEDDR
- a CDS encoding DMT family transporter: MTEQTAEHRSTADTRRDATVGITLAIVGTFLFALKSIFIKLAFAAGATPTLLLTVRMLLALPFYVLVLWYLQRSKDVQPVSQSLATRSFALGFLGYYLASYLDLSGLSYISAQLERLTLFTYPAMVAVLAWMFLGERLSGRILIAILSSYAGVGLMYGQERTFSQGTDVGLGVILVFGSALSYSLYVLFAKPTMQRIGSRQFTSLAMIGSTFFVGVHFLATQNIRDFAKLPPIVYGYGAILAFVCTVVPSFMINEAIVRIGATRTTVIGSIGPVLTMMLAIAVLDEPSSLQHFAGMAVAILGVSLVARR
- a CDS encoding metallophosphoesterase family protein, whose product is MPYVNPPLQRRVFLRNGTLVMAAASCGAAPLNATQLYGDETGDELRIGLVTDLHYADKPPGGSRHYRKTLGKLEEAGRQFESDNPAFIVELGDLIDAADSVATERRYLNTINREFSQLCDQRHYVLGNHCVDTLTKDEFLGSVGQPKSYYSFDQGDYHFVVLDSCFRSDGQPYQRKNFTWTDANIPAAELDWLAADLKATNKHVIVFAHQRLDLDNHYAVKNSAAVRKTLETAGNVLAVFQGHSHRNDLNEIGGIHYCTLVAMVEGATMENNGYSMMSLSPNGTIRLKGYREQQDRHLLKQ